The Manis javanica isolate MJ-LG chromosome 14, MJ_LKY, whole genome shotgun sequence genomic interval TCGTCCACATTTTAGAGATGCCAAGCCCTCCTCCAGGGCCCCCAGCCAGGGTCTCCACCCAGTCTAGAGTATGAGTCATGGGACTCATGGTGGGGTGTGGAGGAAGAGGTCAAAGGAGAGGATGCAAGGGTGGGCATCACAAGTTCCATTGCAGGCcccgccctcagcaagggaggcAATCAAGAATATTATCAGCTCAAAAGCTGATTTTTGTGTCCTATGAAAGAGTTAATGATGGggccacacacacacttttaagaGTCAGACATCTGGACAGCGACCAGGAGAGTTGTTTTACCTCTAAGACCCTGGGGAGACTGAAAGCTGGCTTGGTGGCCGACCTCATCCCCTCTGGGGGGCCCTAATCGGGAAAGGGAGTGGGAGACCCGGCAACAGGGCCCCCCCTCTCACTCCTCCTTCCCAGTCTCACACGGCCTGGGTTTTCTGAACCATCAGGCCAGGCCACGTCGCCCTGCCCGtcgccctgccccagccccctctgCAGCCACATTTGGGATAAAAATAGCCAGCTCTGGGAAGAAGGCAATGCTCCGTGGAGCAAAACGGCTCCTCCTCCAGGCCTGGCCGCTGCTCCCTTCCAGCCCAGATCCCGGCGGGGCGCCCTCTTCTTTCAGAGGCTGGCAGGGATATTTGTGGGCAGGTCAGGGAAACCGAAGAAGATGGAACCCCAGACCCCCAGCTCGCTTGCCACCAGCACTGCGCCCGTCAGCGAGGGCGGAACCCGGGATTCACTTCCCAGCCTTGAGCGATCACAGCTACCACCTCTCCTTCCAACTTGGTTTCCTCAAGCACACAGACCACCttaagaaacaaaccctaccggCCCCAAACTCCCCTCTCCAGGCACCCAAACCCCCGGACCCGGGGTACTCCTCTCACTCCCACAACTCTCAGGGCGGCTCTCCCGCCTCCGCTGCTCCATCAGCTTCTCTACAGCCTCCACGCGCCCCTTCAGCAccccatccatcctcccatccTGCGACAGCCTCCGCTCTCCCCGTGCTCAGGCACCCCGACACTCTTCCCTCCGATCATCCACTCCGCCGCCTCCGTCACACCTCAGCTCCCGACTCCCGGCCCCGTCTTCCCCGCCCCGCACCCAGACCCGGCCCGTCCAGCCCCGCGTCCGCGTCCGCAGCCGCATCCCCCGCTGCCTCCCGGCCTCGCCTCACCTCAGCGCTCCGCGCTCAGCGCCCGCCCCGGCGGCCCCGTCCTGCCCAtgccgggggctggggctgggggcgctCGGCTCGGCTCCCCGCGGGCTCCCGCCCCCCCAGCTGCAGCCCCGCTGCCCCCCAGGGCTCCGGCCCGCTACTTTGTGTCAGTTTCGGCCACGGCGGGGCGGAAGTGACGGAGGTGGCGGGAGAGGGCGGGGGGCGGGAGGGGGTTTTGGGGAGGATGAGGGAGCGGGAGGCGGGAGCCGCCATCTTTGTGCCGGGCGGGGGGAGGGTCTTAGCCCTTCAGCGGCTCAACGCTGAGAGGTCGTGACCCCCGCCCACCCTCTCCCAAACATATCCCGCTTCCAAAAAAAATCAATCGGGAGGATAGATGGATTTTTTGGAAGAAAGCTAACAGGAGAACGCTGACTTCTCTCCTGAAAGAGCGTGTCCTTCGGGGAGGGACGTGAGAGCTGGGGAGGTGGCGAGCGAGTTTTCCCTAACCCCACACTCCCCCCTTCCGAGCTGGTGCCTTCGCCTTCTCTCCCTGCCCCGGCTCTCTCAATGTGCGTGCCCTCTCCTTGAGTGTCGTGCCTGAGTTTCCCCCTTGCTCCCGCTGTCTTTAGGCAGTGTTCCGCGGCCGGTCCTCTCGCCCACGCCACCACGCCCCCGCGGGGGAGGCAGCTCCCCACCCCTAGCTGGAGGTGGCTGAATCTGGGGAGGCGCCCCAGTGAGGGTAAAGGGCGGCGCTGAGGTTGCGAAAGCTAGCAGTCAGGCAATGGGGACCAAGCTTTGGAGGAGGTCCCCAGAGGTATGCCTCCCACTGAATGGTCAGCGCCCAGCACCCTGCAGATTCCCGCAGCCTTCCCAACCGGCTTCCAGGGTGCGCACCCTCTGGCGGCTACTTTGAGGAAATACTTTCCTGGAAGCCCTCAGAGTCCTTGTTTGTGGGAGGAAGGTATGAAGAGCATTGGGTCCCCTGACCTTATTTCCTCCAGTTCTCCCTGTCCGGGCATCCTCCCCAGTTTAGGAGGAAGTGATGCCTACATGAGTAAACAGAGAAGCTGCCCAGGGCCTGGTGTATTAGTAAAGAGAATGTCttaacagatatttctccagagaagaaatacaggtgTCCATCAGGCCCaagaaaagatgctacacatcgctaatcatcagggaaatgcacatcaaaaccacaatgagatgtcacctcacaccagtcagaatggccactacccaaaagacaaaaaaataacaagtgttggtgaggctgtggggaaatgggaaccctcctatactgtcgttgggaatgtaaattggtaaaaccgctgtggaaagcagtatggaggttcctcaaaaaactaaaaatagaaataccatttgacccagtaatcccacttctaggaatttacctgaagaaaacaaaaatccctgattcaaaaagataatgcacccctgtatttatcgctacattatttacaatagccaagatatggaagcaacctaagtgtccatcaatagatgaatggataaagaaatgcggtacatatccacaatggaatattattcagccataaaaagaaaagaaatcctgccatttgcaacaacatagatggatgtAGAGGATATactgcttagtgaaataagccaggcagagaaagacatataccagaagatttcacttatttgtggaatataaaaacaaagcaaagtgaacaaaacagcagcagacccatagacactgagaagtgactggtggttaccatgggggaggggttggggtgggttgggggaagggtgagggagataaaagggcacaaaaattctcagtcgtAATACAATTTGGTCACAGAGATAGtagaacagcatggagaatatagtcaatgattctgtaacgtctTTCTATGTTGACGGACAGTAACAGCACTAGTGGgagtgagtatttaataatatgggtaactgttgaaccattgtgttgcaTATTTGCAAccaatataaaatggtacatcAACATACTtcgataataataaaaaaaagaattattcagaaagaaaaacagagagagaatgtCTTGTTACCAGGCCTGGATCTCTGGCCCTCCTCAGTGTCCCTGAGGGAGGTGAGGGCTGCCATATCGGAATCAAAGCTTATACTCTGGCTTTTGAGCTGAGGCAGGAGTTTCCAAGTCTGAGACCTCGTGTTGGACAAACTCTAGATCCCGAGCAGGCTCTGAGTCCTCGGGGTGGTGTAGAGCCACCAGCAGCTGGTAAGTGGCTGTTCCAAGGGTGGCCCCCACCAGCGGAGCCACCACAGGCACCCACCACCAGCCATTGCCAGCGCTGCGAGAGGACAGAAGGGAGACATCCGGGTGACTCCTCTGGCCTTCTCCCAGAAGCACTAGGGGTAGCAAAAAGAGAACTCCCTAAAGTGGTTTCTGGGGTGACGGACACCAGGAAGAGGGTGTCAAAGCACAGCACCTAGAGAGGAGAAGACCCCAGGAGAGTCAGGCCCAGCCTATAGCCTCAGGGAATTATGTGAAAGACCCATTTTGCTAATGAAGCCACTAATGCCAAAGAGGTAATATGACATGCCCAAGAACAAGCCTCTAAATCTTAACTGTTTCCTTGAAAAGGATGGAGTGGGGGAAGAGGgacaagagagaaagggagaactGGGGCTTAGAGGAGGGACTTTGTCTTAAGAGGTCAAGGTTTAAGAGGAGAAGGATTGAGGGACCCAGGGACAGACAGAGAAATTAGCAGAGGGAGAGCGGTGGGGGGACACCAGGGGAAGTCATCTACCTGAAGACCTCAGGGCCCCAGCCAGCCACGTAAGTGAAAAGCCTTGGGCCCAGGTCACGAGCAGGATTGAGTGGGAACCCACAGTTGGCACCCATGGATAGCCCAATGACCAGGATCAGCAGCCCCACTGCCACAGGTTCCAGACCCGCAGGCACTCCCTTGTTCCGTGTGTCCAGGATGGCCAAGATCCCCACAATCAGGATCCCAGTGCCCAGAACCTTGGAGTTGACAGAGGCAGAGGGGCTCCATCAGCTGTCAGATGCTCCATCTCTCCCCTTTTACCCCAACAGCCCAGATCACCGTCCCATGTCAGCTGACTGTCCAACACAGGCAGCTGGGGTTGGGGATGGTGCAAAGAGAAACCTAGCTGAACATCCCACCCAGAGCCTGAATGATAGGTTGGGGTCCCATTGGACAGAGCAACAGTTGAGGCTCCCAGGTCTCCCCCTCACACCTACCTGATCCAGGAAGCCATTGTTCAGGGACAGATAGGGGGCAGGGTAGGTGGCAAAGATGGAGGCCGTCTCCTTGGGGCCAGTCACTGTCAGGTTCCCACTTGTATAATTCTGTAGGGCATCTATGGGAGGAGGGGGACACACAGGATTTCCATCCAATGGTTTGCTCATCCAAACCATTCCAAGGCACCCCTGCCCACACACAGGTGCCCCCAACCATGTTCCCTCTGTTACCGTAGTAGAGAACATAAGTGGCTCCAGAGGCACAGAAAGCAGACAGCAACTGCACCAGGGAGTAAATGGGGAGCTTGGCCCAGGGAAGGCGTCCCAGGAGACACATGGCTAGGGAGAAGGCTGGGTTCAGATGGGCCCCTGCAAggatcaagaaaagaaaactaacatGCATTAAGTGTCGTTTCCAGGAACTCACCAGGCTGCACTGCTCTTCCTCCCCATGACTCTTAAGGTAGCTATTACAATTCTCAtcatatagatgaggaaactgaggctcaaggaggTTAAACAACTTGTCAAGGTTTAAACAGCGAAGCCAAGGTTTAAACTTGAGTCTGTCTGCTCTTAATCCTACAGCACTTGTGCCTCAAGGCTCCAGCAAGGCACACCAATACAGGGTATGTCTGGGGAACAAGCAGGTGAGGTCCTGAGCATAGATGAACCCCAGAAGGCTTTCGTTGGGGGACACAAGAAGATAGGACTTACCTTTCATTCCTTGCCATCTATCCGTCTAGGTGAGAGGAGGAGAGATACAGAAAGGGGAGGGGCTAGATGGGGCCACAGTCATATCTCAGTCCAAGGAACTGGTCAAGCTCAAGGACATAATGACCATGAGTCATCAAAGGATCTGCCCTTTCCCTGCCATCATATACCCACACTCACATGCACGTCCTACCCCCTCTGACGGCCAGACCTTGCCCTCGTCACCTGAAACATTACCACCCACGTAGATGGCAATCACTACCGCCAGAGAGCCAGCCAGAAACATGGTGAAGAAGTTGCCTTTGGTTTCTCCACTGGTGACAGCCTGGGCCACAGCCCCCTGAGTGAGAagctggtggggagagggaaggtgAAGAACAGGGAGCCCGGAACAGGGATCCTGGTGGGTCAACAGGGGAGAGAGCCTGGGAAGGCAAGGGGAGAGACCGACAGAGATGAACAGACATGAAGATCagcaaggaagggagaaaagcagagaaagagaggaagagtaaagaaagggaaggaaggtaaGATGGGAAGGGACAGGGATGAAAATGAGGGGTAGGAGAAGAACGGAGGAGATGGGGTGGGCAGAGATATGATGGACAGCTGAAAGAAGTGGGGCACCCGGAAGAGGAGAGAAGGACCAGGAGGTTAACGATACCAGGAGGAGCCAGAAATTCCATCCTCctcccctctttcttttccccaattacCCTGCCTACCATGAGCACAAATACACCCAGAAACTCGGCCAGGCACTGTCGGGCCAGGAGGCTGCGGATCCGGAGCTGGCCTTTGACTTTGGCCAGGGGCTGAGCGCAGGCCATGGTGAGCCTCCCTTTACTCCGTCTGCATAGGCACAATGCTGCTACACAGCTACTGCCTGCCAGGtgaaaagataaggaaaagacTTTAAAACCACTTAGCTGCTGAACAGCACAAATATCAGTACACGTGTGtgggctggggaggagagagatAACGGGAGAATGTCAGTGGGCAGGCTGTGTGCGTGACTGGAGTCTGGAGTTTGCCCAGGCTCTGGCTCCTGGGTTTCATCCCCCGACCTCCCGGGAGCGGCCTCCTCCTGTGCGGACACCCTGGGGGTGGCACTCTGCTTCCCGTGCATTCTCTTGGTCCTCAAGACAACTGTGTGAAGTCATACTATTGCTCCCGCTctacagatgagaacactgagggaGCATTAGAATTCCCCAAGGCCACAGCACCAGATTATGGTTAAGTCTGATTTCAAATACAGGTCTTCTGACTCTCCATCTGCTATTCCATAATGCCTCTCACGTACAGTGCAAAGCCTTTCCCCAAACCATTTGGATGCTTGGAAAACTCAAGTCTCTCCAGAGACACTGGACTGAAGACCATAGACGGTAAGAATAAACAGCACACTGAACGCCTGTCCTGTGCTCCTGCCACCTCACCGTGATTAGAGAATGCTCTGTTTCTGCGCCTCTTGCCTCGCCTTCAGACGAGGGCTTCACACCCACACTGAGCCCCACCTCTTCTTATTCTTGCTACTCTTATTCTGAATAACACATCACCATTTTTATACCTCCTTGTATCTCAAGCCTCCAATAAGATTCATTCAACTATGGATTGAGTGATAGACCCTGGGGAAACAGTGGTAAACAAAACATagtccctctcctcccagagctaTGTTCTAGTaggtggaaagagaaaatgtacaacattttaaaataaaatagtttatgaGGTCCTTGAAAGCTAGGCCATGTAACTCCATGGGCTCTAGATACCTTCTTCAAGGCCAAGGCCCCGACTCCTCGGTTGCTGGGACTATCAGACACTGATAGCACACAGCTGCTCTCCTCACCAGCCGTGGCTTTCCTGGCAGGAAACTCTCGCCCAAGGTTACGTGCCCTGCTAAATAGGGCCTATATCAATGACAGTTGATACAGGGGTACAGAGACCTGGCCTCTTTGCCTCAAAATTGAGACAACTCTGAAGGCCATTTCAGCTCCAAAGTTCCCCATAGGAACAGCTGAAGCCTCTGTTACATCCTCACTGCGTGTCACTTTCCCCCTCCACCTACTCCTGCCTTCCCCACTTCCTTACCTCTATCTCCTGGGAGCACTACCACCCCCCACTAAACCTTGTTCATGTCCCTGATAAACTTAGTTCATGTACCTCCCCACCTTAGTCTTTTTTTCCAGGGAACCCAAATAGATGGTGTCAGGAGTGGTTCTAGCAAGCAAACTAAAATGGGGTTTTGGTGACAGATTCTTCATCTCCTGGCGGACAAACAGAACCCCATGATGGTAGTAGCTAGAGGATGCATAGTCTCTAGCTTGCTAAATTGATGTCATTACTTAAATGATCAGTAGTGGTCATTTGGAAGAGGTCACTGGTTGAAAGGCCGTACACTGGTGCAATTAACCCTGGCACTTCAGAGATGTGAGGGGAATGGTAACTGGAATTCCCAGGTGGTTCCTGTCCACATTATTCCTAAGAATATCACTGTTTGAGCAAATCCTGGGACCTTTGCTGGGTTTATTAACCAGCCCCAGTTGGTCATGTGTGTCActatctgtcttgccaatgggtttcagtcccgggcaagttcgctatggattcagtgtgaccaaagaaaatgacagcaaaacgttcttggggtgaaagggttatacccaactttatttccaggtggcaggtcagtcactaaaatcctattcactcagagcgtgtctgcatgcagcaagctggtctctgcctctgggctcctctgtctgcatagctgtcctctgggcctctctgcctgcatagttgtcccacacagccgtcctccgggcctctctgcacagtcgttcCACACAACCATcgtctgggcctctgtcctcggtgctgccaccactccagcctctgctctgctctcctgctaccttgcagccctgccaccatgtcgcacccagagccctgggcagagctctttatatagagtcaacagccatgtattgcccacaagtgtgcagtgagctagtcaaccaggggaaggtgagaatcctggacacaggaactctcattttatccacactatcACATTCAAATCAGTCCTGGCTTGCTCTTCTGTTTCTGATACTACCATAATGTCACCAATGTAGTGTATTATTACGCTTGAGACCTGCATCAAATTCA includes:
- the AQP10 gene encoding aquaporin-10, which produces MACAQPLAKVKGQLRIRSLLARQCLAEFLGVFVLMLLTQGAVAQAVTSGETKGNFFTMFLAGSLAVVIAIYVGGNVSGAHLNPAFSLAMCLLGRLPWAKLPIYSLVQLLSAFCASGATYVLYYDALQNYTSGNLTVTGPKETASIFATYPAPYLSLNNGFLDQVLGTGILIVGILAILDTRNKGVPAGLEPVAVGLLILVIGLSMGANCGFPLNPARDLGPRLFTYVAGWGPEVFSAGNGWWWVPVVAPLVGATLGTATYQLLVALHHPEDSEPARDLEFVQHEVSDLETPASAQKPEYKL